The window ATATAGCCAAAAAGCTTAATGTTTCGGCAGCTACAGTAAGCCGCGCGCTTCAGAATCATCTACGGGTAAACAAAAACACCAAAAAGATGATTGTTAAAGCCGCCGAAGAAATGGGCTACCGTTCCAACTCCTTTGCCAGCAACTTACGTCGCAAAAACAGCAACATCATTGGCGTAATTGTACCAAGGCTCAATAGCAGTTTTACATCTGATGTGATAGCGGGTATAGAGAAGGTAGTGAACGATAATGATTATAACCTCATCATCAGCCAATCATTGGAAACGATGAAAAAAGAAATTAATAACGCGAAGGCAATGCTAAATAACCGGGTTGATGGCCTGCTGGTTTCGTTGGCCTATGATACTATCAATGTTGAACATTTTGAACCGTTTATAAAACGCAGGATCCCGGTAATCTTCTTCGACCGGGTGGTTGAGCATGACCATTATCCTCAAATTTATATTGATAATTTTAAAGCAGCTTATGAAATTACCGGGCACCTTATTGAGCAGGGTTGCACACGGATAGTGCATATTACGGCCAACGTTTTAAGAAATGTTTATTCGGAAAGGCTACGGGGATATAAGGCCGCGCTGGAAAAACACGGTATTCAATTCGACGAAAGTTTGTTGTTTATTAATGATCTTAGCGCCAACGCATCGGCTATAACTGCCCAGGAAATACTAAAAATGAACCCGCTGCCCGATGGTTTATTCTGCGCTAACGACGCAAGTGCAGTAAGCTGTATACAAGTCCTCAAAAAAGCAGGGATAAAAATTCCCGGGGATATTGCCGTTGCGGGTTTCAACAACGACCCGGTATCGTGCGTAATTGAACCCAATTTAACCACCATTAACTACAAGGGATTTGAAATGGGCGAAGTTGCCGCCAATTTGCTCATCAATCATTTGGTAAACAAAAACGACCTGCAACAAACCCACAGCCTGATATTAAGATCGGAATTGATTATAAGGGAATCATCGGCAAGGGAAAAGTAAACAGGCAATTAAAAATAGAATCAAGAGGTTAGAGTCAAGAATCAAGACGGCCTCGCACTATGGATAGCAAATTATTTCTTGTCTTTGATCATCGCTTCAAAGTCTTAATTCCTGACTCTAACTTCTTGGCTCTTTTAACGGTAATATATCATAATGGAATCAAAAACTAAACTGGCTATAGTTACAGGAGGCGCGTCGGGCCTGGGTTTAGCCACGGCAAAAAAATTTATTGAACAAGGTATCAGGACAATTATTATTGGCCGTGATGAGCAGAAACTAGCTGCGGTAGCCCATGACCTTGGCGAACTTTGCAGTTATAAACCCTACGATTTAAGCCAGACCGCCGGGATACCGGCTTTAGTAGCATCAATTGTTCAGGAGTTTGGCGCACCCGATATCCTGGTGAATAACGCCGGCATCAACCATAAAAAGCCGTTCATCGAGGTTACCGACGACGATTTTCAGCAAATTATACAAACAAACCTGGTGGCCGTATTTGCACTGAGCCGCGAAGTTGTAAAAACTATGCTGGCTGAGGGCAGCGGCAGTATTGTTAACGTAAGTTCAATGGCGGCACAGTACGGCATCCCTTATGTAATAGCTTATACTGCATCAAAAACCGCTATTGAAGGCATGACCCGCGCCATGGCTACCGAGCTTTCGCCGCAGGGCATCCGGGTTAATTGCGTGGCTCCAGGCTTTATCGCTACAGATATGTCGGCAAAGGCATTGGATAATGATCCCGCCAGGAAACAAAAAGTTTTAGGTCGCACCCCCATGGGCAAACTGGGCGAACCTGCCGACATTGCCGAGGCTATTTATTATTTAGCCACAGATAGCGCCAAATATGTAACCGGCGTAATATTGCAGGTGGATGGCGGAAATTCGATTGGATTTTAAATAGTTTTAACATTCCTGATTTCGCCCCTATTCAAATTAGACATATGAGCCACATCTGCACCCAAATTCATAAACCTGCCCGATTGGCAGCAGGCTTATCATTTTTGCTGATCGGCTTTGATGTAAGCGGCAACATCAACCATTGGCGCAACCCAAATTTCCTTTTGGTGTTGTTTAAGGTAGTGTAGTAACTTACTGTGCGCTTCCAGGCTAACATTAAGATTATGCCCGCCCCCAACGCCATGAAATAAAAACACCAGCAACGTGCGAGACTGCATGGCCTGTTTAACCAGGTTAATTAAATAATCGGCAGATTGCCCGTTAATCATAAAACTATCAATGTTATCCAGGTTTACCTGTTTTAATGTCTGTAGTCCTGGGGCAACGCCACGTGCGCCTGCAAAATCGTTTTTAAGGTAATCGTAAAAATACTTATCGCCTATTTTAAGATCACCACAAGGGAATGCAAAAGTACGCGCCGTTTTGCCGTCAATCGCTTTAAGCAGGGTATTGGTTGCTTTTATTTCTTTAACGGCACGTTCAAGCGAGTATTTACCCAGGTCAGTTTCGGCGGTTACAAAACCGCGGCCCGGCAAACTGCCATCGCAGGGATGATACAGGGAATGATTGCCCAACTCGTGGCCCTGCGATGCCGCTTTTCGCCATTCTGCCATCCGGTTTACCACAACCGGCGACGAGCCGATAAGATAAAAAGTGCCTTTCAATTTAAGCGAATCGAGCGCGGGCAGCACGTTATCAAGGTCAACATCAATTGCGTCATCATAGGTTAATACAACTGCACACTGTTTATTATTCCACAAGGGCTTGTCCTGCGACCTTGAGGTTAGCGCAAGCAGTAGTAAAAAAAATAGGATGGCGTATTTGACTGGTTTCATTTAATATACCGTTTTTGATTTTATTATTTAGCTATGGGATTGCCGGCTTTCTCCTGCTCCATCATTTTTTTGGCCCAGGCAATAAAGTATTTTACGTTGGGGGCATCGGTATGGCCACCATCGTGCTGCCGCCAGGCCAATACGCCATCCAGCATACCGGTGTTTACCGGCGGCATTTTTTCTGTTTTGTAATCGTTTGATACACCTATGTCTTTTACGCCCAGTAATTTAAAAACCGCCCCGGCAGCAACGGTAGCCATATAACTCCCCTGCTGATCCAGCCATTTGGCGTCGCCCTGTTCGGGAATGCCATAGCTGATAAATGTAAGCCTCGGCGCGCAAAGCGCTATCAGTTCATGCGCATCTACGGGCAAGTCTTTTGCTGTTTTAGCTCCAAAAGTGGCCTCGCTGGCCCCGTATTTCATAAAGTTGCCTGCCATCCAATAATACTCGCCACCGGTTAAACTTTCAACCGCTTCGCCAAAATTGCGGCGGTGTAATTTGGCGCCACCCTCGCCAGACGAACCGATGAGGCCCATGGCAAAGCGCTGCTCAAAAGCAAGCGTCACCAAAGCGGCTTTGCCATAGCGCGATACCCCTTCAATGCCCACGTGTTTGGCATCAACGGTGGGTTCCGTCTCCAGGTAATCCAAAGCCCTTGCGGCGCCCCATGACCAGGCGCGTAAGGCACCCCAATCATCGGGTTTACGGGGCTGCCCTTTATTTACCAGGCCAATAATACCTTTGGTAAGCCCTTCGGCATTATCTGCCTGTATCGATGAAGGATCAATCAGCACATAGCCCCAGCCATTAGCTATCAGCTGCATGGCCGTAGGCGGATCGCCTTTTATTACCGGGAAGCCACCCGGCCCAAACGGCGATTGCTCTGCTACCGGGTTATAAGCGGGATATTGCTCAAAAATGGCTTTCAGTTCAGGGTGTTCTTTTACAAGTAACTCTTTCAAAGCACTGTTTATCTTTTCCAGGTCGGCCGGCGATGGTTGCGCCGGCGCCGGAAGCGCACTGCGGGCAAACATCATCAATACCGGAACCGGGCCCTTAGCATTAGCTGGCAGCACCAGCGTCATTTCAATATTTACATTGATTGACAGGCAAGCGGTATTATCAACATGACCTATCAGTTGTTTGGCTGTTACGGGATAAAAACCTACGCGTTCTTTATCGGTTACCTTTACCGTCCAGGTTACTTTGGGCACATTTGCCGGGATCCTGCCGTATACTTCACGTTCCATATCCTCTGCAATTTCGGGGCGGCGTAGCTTCCACCACATGTCGGCATTGGCTACTTTTTTACCATTTTTTAGGGTAAGGGCATCCGGCAAATCAGGGAAAGGGTTAGCTAAAGCCTCATTGTAGTTAGCGTGGTTGGGGGCATTTTCGTCGCCGCTTGGGCCGTTACGCAATGTTTTAATACCCAACTGTTTCATCATATTCTGATGATCCTGCTCGGCCGTAAAATTTACCGGGGCCGGGCTTTGCGCACTAACCATTACGGGTAATGCAAATAAAAAAAAGAAAATGACAGTTTTCATTTTTACGGTTTTTATAGCGAATTATGGTTTATCAGTACGGAAAGGCGATGCAGGCAAACCT is drawn from Mucilaginibacter ginsenosidivorax and contains these coding sequences:
- a CDS encoding polysaccharide deacetylase family protein — protein: MKPVKYAILFFLLLLALTSRSQDKPLWNNKQCAVVLTYDDAIDVDLDNVLPALDSLKLKGTFYLIGSSPVVVNRMAEWRKAASQGHELGNHSLYHPCDGSLPGRGFVTAETDLGKYSLERAVKEIKATNTLLKAIDGKTARTFAFPCGDLKIGDKYFYDYLKNDFAGARGVAPGLQTLKQVNLDNIDSFMINGQSADYLINLVKQAMQSRTLLVFLFHGVGGGHNLNVSLEAHSKLLHYLKQHQKEIWVAPMVDVAAYIKADQQK
- a CDS encoding SDR family NAD(P)-dependent oxidoreductase, translated to MESKTKLAIVTGGASGLGLATAKKFIEQGIRTIIIGRDEQKLAAVAHDLGELCSYKPYDLSQTAGIPALVASIVQEFGAPDILVNNAGINHKKPFIEVTDDDFQQIIQTNLVAVFALSREVVKTMLAEGSGSIVNVSSMAAQYGIPYVIAYTASKTAIEGMTRAMATELSPQGIRVNCVAPGFIATDMSAKALDNDPARKQKVLGRTPMGKLGEPADIAEAIYYLATDSAKYVTGVILQVDGGNSIGF
- a CDS encoding glucuronyl esterase domain-containing protein, with translation MKTVIFFFLFALPVMVSAQSPAPVNFTAEQDHQNMMKQLGIKTLRNGPSGDENAPNHANYNEALANPFPDLPDALTLKNGKKVANADMWWKLRRPEIAEDMEREVYGRIPANVPKVTWTVKVTDKERVGFYPVTAKQLIGHVDNTACLSINVNIEMTLVLPANAKGPVPVLMMFARSALPAPAQPSPADLEKINSALKELLVKEHPELKAIFEQYPAYNPVAEQSPFGPGGFPVIKGDPPTAMQLIANGWGYVLIDPSSIQADNAEGLTKGIIGLVNKGQPRKPDDWGALRAWSWGAARALDYLETEPTVDAKHVGIEGVSRYGKAALVTLAFEQRFAMGLIGSSGEGGAKLHRRNFGEAVESLTGGEYYWMAGNFMKYGASEATFGAKTAKDLPVDAHELIALCAPRLTFISYGIPEQGDAKWLDQQGSYMATVAAGAVFKLLGVKDIGVSNDYKTEKMPPVNTGMLDGVLAWRQHDGGHTDAPNVKYFIAWAKKMMEQEKAGNPIAK
- a CDS encoding LacI family DNA-binding transcriptional regulator, producing MPGSEKEITIYDIAKKLNVSAATVSRALQNHLRVNKNTKKMIVKAAEEMGYRSNSFASNLRRKNSNIIGVIVPRLNSSFTSDVIAGIEKVVNDNDYNLIISQSLETMKKEINNAKAMLNNRVDGLLVSLAYDTINVEHFEPFIKRRIPVIFFDRVVEHDHYPQIYIDNFKAAYEITGHLIEQGCTRIVHITANVLRNVYSERLRGYKAALEKHGIQFDESLLFINDLSANASAITAQEILKMNPLPDGLFCANDASAVSCIQVLKKAGIKIPGDIAVAGFNNDPVSCVIEPNLTTINYKGFEMGEVAANLLINHLVNKNDLQQTHSLILRSELIIRESSAREK